In Paenibacillus larvae subsp. larvae, the following proteins share a genomic window:
- the fliE gene encoding flagellar hook-basal body complex protein FliE produces the protein MIQGVDTIYTPWVKQVQDVQDKTNPAGAAQATEKFGSFLLDAIDDLNKQQLSVDDMNQKFVKGEITDIHQLMVASEKASLGLELAVQVRNKAIEAYQDIMRIQI, from the coding sequence ATGATTCAAGGTGTTGACACAATATATACGCCGTGGGTGAAACAGGTCCAGGATGTCCAGGACAAAACGAACCCAGCCGGGGCCGCTCAGGCAACCGAAAAGTTCGGCTCTTTTCTGCTGGATGCAATCGACGATTTGAACAAGCAGCAGTTAAGCGTAGATGACATGAACCAGAAATTTGTAAAAGGGGAGATAACGGATATTCATCAGTTAATGGTGGCTTCTGAAAAAGCATCTCTTGGACTTGAACTGGCTGTTCAGGTAAGAAATAAAGCGATCGAAGCTTATCAGGATATCATGAGGATTCAGATTTAA
- the flgB gene encoding flagellar basal body rod protein FlgB encodes MDFLNKPSLSLMERSLDASALRQRVIANNVANVDTPQFKRSDVLFEELLQNEITGSVKPLEGYRTDPRHFKIGQPSLPEGAQISTDEHTAMNNNGNNVDMDYEMALMAKNQLKYNTLVQQMNADFKKLRTVMEGRR; translated from the coding sequence ATGGATTTTCTGAACAAACCTTCACTATCCCTCATGGAACGTTCATTGGATGCGTCAGCATTAAGACAAAGAGTGATTGCCAACAATGTGGCGAACGTGGATACTCCACAATTTAAACGCTCGGACGTTCTTTTTGAGGAGCTGCTACAGAACGAAATAACCGGATCGGTAAAACCGTTGGAAGGATACCGGACAGACCCGCGCCATTTCAAAATCGGACAGCCGTCTTTGCCTGAAGGGGCGCAAATTTCGACAGATGAGCATACCGCGATGAACAACAACGGAAACAACGTGGATATGGATTATGAAATGGCTCTTATGGCCAAGAACCAGCTCAAATACAACACGTTAGTACAGCAAATGAACGCAGACTTCAAAAAACTGAGAACTGTGATGGAAGGAAGGCGGTAG
- the fliG gene encoding flagellar motor switch protein FliG, whose protein sequence is MQQGLTGRQKAAILLISLGPEVSAQIFKHLREEEIEQLTLEIANVRKVDALDKETILSEFHQICLAQEYISQGGIEYAKDILEKALGSQKAVDIISRLTATLQVRPFDFARKADPGQILNFIQNENSQTIALVLSYLQPEQASIILSALPQEKQADVAKRVALMDSTSPEVISQVERVLEQKLSATVTQDYTSAGGIASIVQILNGVDRGTERTILDSLEIQDPELAEEIKKRMFVFEDIVNIDNPSIQRIIRDIENSDLQLALKVASEELRATIFQNMSKRMAETFKEEMEFMGPVRLRDVEEAQTRIVATIRRLEEAGEIIIARGGGDDIIV, encoded by the coding sequence ATGCAGCAGGGTTTGACAGGCAGACAAAAGGCGGCAATCCTTTTAATCAGCCTGGGACCCGAAGTATCCGCTCAGATTTTTAAACATCTTCGTGAGGAAGAAATCGAACAGCTGACACTTGAAATTGCCAATGTCCGGAAAGTAGATGCTTTGGATAAGGAAACAATTCTTTCCGAGTTCCATCAAATTTGCCTGGCGCAGGAATACATTTCCCAAGGCGGGATAGAGTACGCCAAGGATATTCTGGAGAAAGCGTTAGGTTCACAAAAAGCAGTTGACATCATCAGCCGTTTGACTGCGACTTTACAGGTACGACCTTTTGATTTTGCCCGTAAAGCTGATCCGGGACAGATTCTAAACTTTATCCAAAACGAGAACTCGCAAACGATCGCGCTGGTACTTTCTTATTTGCAGCCCGAACAGGCTTCCATCATTTTATCTGCTCTTCCGCAGGAAAAGCAGGCGGATGTCGCTAAACGTGTAGCTTTGATGGATAGTACGTCCCCGGAAGTCATCAGTCAGGTGGAGCGCGTTTTGGAGCAAAAACTGTCAGCAACCGTAACGCAGGACTATACTTCAGCAGGCGGCATTGCATCCATTGTGCAAATCCTAAACGGAGTAGACCGCGGGACGGAAAGAACCATTCTCGATTCGCTCGAGATTCAAGATCCCGAGCTTGCCGAAGAGATCAAGAAACGGATGTTTGTGTTCGAAGATATTGTCAACATCGACAATCCCTCGATTCAGCGTATCATCCGCGATATCGAGAACAGCGATCTTCAGCTTGCGCTTAAGGTTGCAAGTGAAGAATTGCGGGCAACCATTTTCCAGAACATGTCCAAACGGATGGCCGAAACATTCAAGGAGGAAATGGAATTTATGGGACCTGTCCGGCTGCGTGATGTGGAAGAAGCTCAAACCCGTATCGTAGCAACAATTCGCCGTCTGGAAGAGGCTGGTGAAATCATCATCGCCCGCGGTGGAGGAGATGATATTATTGTCTAA
- the trmFO gene encoding FADH(2)-oxidizing methylenetetrahydrofolate--tRNA-(uracil(54)-C(5))-methyltransferase TrmFO: MSEQPRVTVIGAGLAGSEAAWQIASSGVPVTLYEMRPVRKTPAHITDKFAELVCSNSLRANSLTNAVGVLKQEMREMGSLIMSSADKHAVPAGGALAVDRDGFSGEITSTLHNHPLIEVRNEELQEIPDGITVVASGPLTSPGLSERLRSLMGEEYLYFYDAAAPIVEKDSIDMSKVYLASRYDKGEAAYLNCPMTEEEFDAFHEALTEAEVAPIKDFEKEIYFEGCMPIEVMMKRGKQTALYGPMKPVGLINPHTGKLPYAVVQLRQDNAAGTLYNLVGFQTHLKWGEQKRVFSMIPGLENAEFVRYGVMHRNTFINSPKLLEPTYQFKHRPSLFFAGQMTGVEGYVESAASGLIAGINAARLAKGESCLTFPRETALGGMAHYITTADSKHFQPMNANFGLFPPLPERIKNKKEKNEKLAKRALETIQNFSKNLACSSCK; encoded by the coding sequence GTGTCTGAACAACCTAGAGTAACCGTTATTGGAGCAGGATTGGCCGGCAGTGAAGCCGCTTGGCAAATAGCAAGCAGCGGAGTGCCGGTGACCCTTTATGAGATGCGGCCGGTTCGGAAAACGCCGGCCCATATTACAGATAAATTTGCGGAGCTTGTATGCAGTAATTCTTTACGTGCAAATTCCCTTACCAACGCAGTGGGGGTCTTGAAACAGGAAATGCGGGAGATGGGGTCACTGATCATGTCAAGTGCGGATAAACACGCAGTTCCGGCAGGAGGGGCACTGGCTGTTGACCGCGATGGCTTTTCAGGTGAAATCACATCTACACTTCACAATCATCCGCTGATTGAAGTAAGGAATGAAGAATTGCAGGAGATTCCGGATGGGATAACTGTAGTAGCTTCGGGCCCCCTTACTTCACCCGGATTATCCGAGCGGCTTCGTTCGTTAATGGGAGAAGAATACCTGTACTTCTATGACGCAGCGGCACCGATTGTAGAGAAAGACTCTATCGATATGAGCAAGGTATATCTGGCATCCCGTTATGACAAAGGGGAGGCGGCTTATCTCAACTGCCCCATGACGGAGGAAGAATTCGATGCTTTCCACGAGGCTTTGACGGAGGCAGAGGTGGCGCCGATTAAAGATTTTGAGAAAGAAATCTATTTTGAAGGCTGCATGCCTATTGAAGTGATGATGAAACGGGGAAAGCAAACGGCTCTTTACGGCCCCATGAAACCGGTTGGACTTATTAATCCTCACACCGGGAAACTGCCATATGCGGTTGTACAGCTTCGCCAAGATAATGCTGCAGGAACTTTGTATAATCTTGTTGGTTTTCAAACCCACTTGAAGTGGGGAGAGCAAAAACGGGTCTTTTCTATGATTCCCGGCCTGGAGAATGCAGAGTTTGTCCGGTATGGGGTTATGCACCGGAATACGTTTATCAATTCGCCTAAATTGTTGGAACCGACATACCAGTTCAAACATAGACCTTCCTTATTTTTTGCCGGTCAAATGACCGGGGTGGAGGGTTACGTTGAATCGGCCGCTTCCGGTTTGATTGCAGGCATCAACGCAGCACGACTTGCAAAAGGAGAATCCTGTCTGACGTTCCCGAGGGAAACTGCCTTGGGCGGAATGGCCCATTATATAACAACTGCCGATTCTAAGCATTTTCAGCCTATGAATGCTAATTTTGGTTTATTCCCTCCGCTTCCGGAAAGAATTAAAAATAAGAAAGAAAAGAATGAAAAACTGGCTAAGCGGGCACTTGAGACAATTCAGAATTTTTCGAAGAATCTTGCCTGTTCTTCTTGTAAGTAA
- the flgC gene encoding flagellar basal body rod protein FlgC has product MRLTNGFDISSSALTAQRLRMDVISSNIANADSTRGKFVDGKWVPYQRKMVVVEPKNQTNFAQNLQNAMKNGTGQGVRVSNIVGDQTPFKRVYNPVHPDSDADGYVYMPNVDIQKEMVDMISATRSYEANVTALNATKGMITKALEIGR; this is encoded by the coding sequence ATGCGGCTAACAAACGGGTTTGATATCAGCAGTAGTGCACTGACAGCTCAAAGGCTCCGGATGGATGTGATTTCCTCCAACATCGCTAATGCGGATAGTACACGCGGCAAGTTTGTAGATGGCAAATGGGTTCCTTACCAGCGCAAAATGGTGGTTGTTGAACCTAAAAATCAGACAAATTTTGCGCAAAATTTACAAAATGCGATGAAAAACGGAACGGGACAAGGTGTGAGAGTGTCGAACATTGTAGGAGACCAGACTCCCTTTAAAAGGGTATATAATCCGGTTCACCCGGACTCTGATGCGGATGGCTATGTATACATGCCAAATGTGGACATCCAAAAAGAAATGGTAGATATGATTTCGGCCACCCGCTCCTACGAAGCGAACGTAACAGCACTTAACGCCACGAAAGGGATGATAACAAAAGCGCTGGAGATCGGGAGATAA
- the fliF gene encoding flagellar basal-body MS-ring/collar protein FliF, translated as MNEKIGQYWGRVKQYWNKYSKKTKITLIAAAVFMILTVGIISYNLSKTEYSTAFTNLQPNAAADIKAYLDQEKIPYKLSADGKSIGVPTAQVAEVKIAVESKGLNKGGNVGYGIFDQSGSFGTTDNQFEMQKLNAMQGELQQLINSNQAIANSKVLINIPEQGVFLSKNEEKASASVVLEVKQGYTLDQNQIDTIYNLVSHSVKNLPLDNITIADQFGQYMVPSKADGSPQGSTQVANQFQVKKQFESDMQRNIVNLLAPMYGQNKVVVNVVSTMNFDQKKTKEQLVSAPNQDEQKGLEISVQELQKSASSDGATAGGVAGSGTNDVPGYESTSNSGNSKSEENQKTVNYEVNRITNDIIRAPYVVKDLNITVAIDTKSVNGNPGKIENAELLENAMKGIVKTALADSGVEYEQADIDKKVTIIPKELQSPSSTTASNLNNYLLYGGIGLAALALIAGTVFALRRRKKNLLEEEEEYITTGQQQVEYPTIDIENVTNDNQVRKQLETLAKKKPEEFVNLLRTWLVDE; from the coding sequence GTGAACGAAAAAATCGGCCAATATTGGGGGAGAGTCAAACAATATTGGAACAAATACAGCAAAAAAACGAAAATCACCTTGATCGCAGCCGCTGTGTTCATGATTCTGACCGTCGGGATAATCAGTTACAACTTATCCAAAACTGAATATTCAACCGCATTTACCAATTTGCAGCCGAATGCGGCGGCGGATATCAAGGCTTATCTCGATCAGGAAAAAATCCCGTATAAGCTCAGCGCCGACGGCAAGAGTATCGGGGTTCCGACTGCCCAGGTAGCCGAAGTGAAAATCGCGGTTGAATCAAAAGGACTTAACAAAGGCGGGAATGTAGGATACGGCATATTTGATCAGTCGGGTTCTTTTGGAACGACAGACAATCAGTTTGAAATGCAAAAGCTGAATGCCATGCAAGGCGAGCTGCAGCAGTTGATCAATTCCAACCAGGCGATTGCAAACTCCAAAGTGCTGATCAACATCCCTGAGCAAGGAGTATTCCTTTCGAAAAATGAGGAAAAGGCAAGTGCTTCCGTCGTACTGGAAGTGAAGCAAGGATATACGCTTGATCAAAATCAGATCGATACGATTTATAATCTGGTGTCCCACAGTGTGAAAAATCTGCCACTGGACAATATCACGATAGCTGACCAATTTGGCCAGTATATGGTTCCTTCCAAAGCAGACGGTTCTCCGCAGGGAAGCACGCAAGTCGCTAACCAATTCCAGGTTAAGAAGCAGTTTGAAAGCGACATGCAGCGGAATATTGTGAATCTGCTGGCTCCCATGTACGGGCAAAATAAAGTAGTGGTGAATGTCGTTTCTACCATGAATTTCGATCAAAAGAAAACCAAAGAGCAATTGGTTAGTGCCCCTAATCAAGATGAGCAAAAGGGCCTAGAGATATCGGTCCAGGAATTGCAAAAATCTGCAAGCAGTGACGGGGCAACGGCAGGCGGTGTTGCCGGAAGCGGCACTAACGATGTTCCGGGTTATGAAAGCACTTCAAATTCCGGAAACAGCAAGTCGGAAGAAAACCAGAAAACCGTTAACTATGAAGTGAATAGAATCACAAATGATATTATTCGCGCACCGTATGTTGTGAAGGATTTGAATATAACAGTTGCGATTGACACAAAAAGTGTGAATGGAAACCCCGGAAAAATCGAAAACGCGGAGCTGCTTGAAAATGCCATGAAAGGAATCGTAAAGACGGCACTGGCGGACAGCGGGGTGGAATATGAGCAGGCTGACATTGATAAAAAAGTCACGATTATTCCTAAAGAGCTCCAATCACCAAGCTCAACAACCGCATCCAACTTGAACAATTACCTGCTTTACGGCGGCATTGGACTGGCAGCATTGGCATTAATCGCCGGTACTGTATTTGCCCTTCGCAGGCGCAAGAAAAATCTTCTTGAAGAAGAGGAAGAATACATAACCACCGGCCAGCAGCAGGTGGAATATCCGACAATTGATATTGAAAATGTGACTAATGATAATCAAGTGCGCAAACAGCTTGAAACATTAGCAAAGAAAAAACCGGAAGAGTTTGTGAATTTGCTGCGAACTTGGTTGGTGGATGAATAG
- a CDS encoding FliH/SctL family protein, whose translation MILLSNLIKSLHYVELDDAHTIRSVQPKPPVSAGAEVEPGMSQEEMQELHDTQKLKETILKDAEQYAEEQIQQAMQECADLREQAEQEISSWWEQRRSDDKELIEELKDQGYEEGFRKGSHEALDKVREEHAGMLAEARTILEQSYQLKERIIQESEPFLIDLSCSIAEKIIQHQLTLSPEWVKEMIQGVLSRRREKGTITLCVSPKHFAYIQDAREELLTSIDSLAELEILPDPAVKDHGCVIRSTFGSIDARIDTQLKEIKHALRQISIQDEGEGS comes from the coding sequence ATGATATTATTGTCTAATTTGATCAAATCGTTACATTACGTGGAATTAGACGATGCTCATACGATTCGTTCTGTACAACCTAAACCTCCTGTATCTGCCGGTGCAGAGGTAGAACCGGGGATGTCTCAGGAGGAAATGCAGGAACTGCATGATACCCAGAAACTTAAAGAAACGATTCTGAAGGATGCCGAACAATACGCGGAGGAGCAAATTCAACAGGCCATGCAGGAATGTGCCGATCTCCGGGAACAAGCAGAACAGGAAATCTCCTCCTGGTGGGAACAGCGAAGATCCGATGATAAAGAGCTGATTGAAGAGCTTAAGGATCAAGGCTATGAAGAAGGGTTCAGGAAAGGAAGTCATGAAGCGCTGGATAAAGTCCGCGAAGAACATGCCGGCATGCTTGCTGAAGCGAGAACCATATTGGAACAATCCTACCAGTTAAAAGAGAGAATCATTCAAGAATCGGAACCTTTTTTGATCGATTTGAGCTGTTCCATAGCCGAGAAGATCATTCAGCATCAACTGACCTTGTCTCCAGAATGGGTCAAAGAAATGATTCAGGGAGTCTTGTCCAGACGGAGGGAGAAAGGAACGATTACCCTTTGCGTATCTCCTAAACATTTCGCTTACATCCAAGATGCGCGGGAAGAACTCCTGACTTCTATCGATTCGCTCGCTGAGCTGGAGATCTTGCCGGACCCTGCGGTAAAAGACCACGGTTGTGTGATACGCTCGACTTTTGGCAGCATTGATGCGCGTATAGATACTCAGCTTAAAGAAATCAAGCATGCCCTGCGTCAGATTTCGATACAGGATGAAGGTGAGGGATCCTGA
- the hslV gene encoding ATP-dependent protease subunit HslV — translation MNMSFHATTIFAMRRDGEGAIAGDGQVTFGENMIMKQTAKKVRRLYRGKVIAGFAGSVADAITLFEKFEGKLEEHHGNLQRAAVELAKDWRSDRVLRKLEAMLIVMDTSGLLLISGNGEIIEPDDGIIAIGSGGSFALSAGRALAKYAPQMSAKDIAKASLEMAADICVYTNHNIIVEEL, via the coding sequence ATGAATATGAGTTTTCACGCGACGACTATTTTCGCTATGCGCCGTGACGGTGAGGGGGCAATTGCCGGTGACGGACAGGTAACTTTTGGCGAGAATATGATCATGAAGCAAACAGCTAAAAAGGTCAGAAGATTATATCGAGGTAAAGTGATAGCGGGATTTGCCGGTTCTGTGGCAGATGCGATTACCTTATTTGAAAAGTTTGAGGGTAAACTGGAAGAGCATCATGGAAATCTTCAGCGCGCAGCTGTTGAACTTGCCAAAGACTGGCGTTCTGACCGTGTGCTGCGAAAACTTGAAGCGATGCTGATTGTCATGGATACGTCGGGCCTTCTTCTTATATCAGGAAACGGAGAGATTATTGAACCGGACGACGGGATTATAGCAATCGGTTCAGGCGGAAGCTTTGCATTATCAGCAGGGAGAGCCCTCGCGAAATATGCCCCGCAAATGAGTGCCAAGGATATCGCAAAAGCTTCACTGGAGATGGCGGCTGACATTTGTGTTTATACCAACCATAATATTATAGTCGAGGAACTGTAG
- the hslU gene encoding ATP-dependent protease ATPase subunit HslU has protein sequence MTNSALTPREIVKELDRYIVGQKEAKKSVAVALRNRYRRSLLDESMKDEIVPKNILMIGPTGVGKTEIARRLAKLVKAPFVKIEATKFTEVGYVGRDVESMVRDLVETSIRMVKAEKTEKLKDRAEQLANDRLVSILVPSPKSSKGQRNPLEMFFSSQQHQEEDEEKKDSGLAERRLEMKEKLLRGELEDTMVEVEVEDNAPSMLDMLAGQGNEQMGMNMQEMFGNLMPKRTKRRKLTVKEARKILTHEEAQKLMDMDEVVQESIERAEQSGIIFIDEIDKIASTGRGNGPDVSREGVQRDILPIVEGSTIMTKYGPVKTDYILFVAAGAFHIAKPSDLIPELQGRFPIRVELNNLTLDDFVLILKEPKNALTKQYVALLETEGITVEFSQKAIEEIARIAVEVNQSTENIGARRLHTILEKLLEDLSFEAPELTLETMLITPEYVREKLSNIVENRDLSQYIL, from the coding sequence TTGACTAACAGTGCTCTTACTCCAAGAGAAATCGTTAAAGAATTGGACCGGTATATCGTTGGGCAAAAAGAAGCGAAAAAATCCGTAGCCGTTGCACTGCGCAACCGGTACCGCCGCAGTTTGCTGGATGAATCCATGAAGGATGAGATTGTTCCCAAAAACATTCTGATGATCGGGCCAACCGGAGTAGGGAAAACGGAAATTGCTCGCAGGCTGGCTAAATTAGTTAAGGCTCCATTTGTAAAAATTGAAGCGACCAAATTTACGGAAGTCGGTTATGTGGGAAGAGATGTGGAATCAATGGTCCGGGATTTGGTGGAAACATCAATTCGAATGGTCAAAGCGGAAAAAACAGAAAAACTGAAGGACCGGGCAGAACAGCTGGCCAATGACAGATTGGTTTCGATCCTGGTTCCCAGCCCCAAAAGCTCAAAGGGTCAGAGGAACCCGCTGGAAATGTTTTTTTCATCCCAACAGCATCAGGAAGAGGATGAAGAAAAGAAGGATTCGGGTCTTGCTGAACGCCGTTTAGAAATGAAAGAGAAACTTCTGCGTGGGGAATTGGAAGATACCATGGTAGAAGTTGAGGTAGAAGACAACGCCCCTTCCATGCTTGATATGCTTGCTGGCCAGGGCAATGAACAAATGGGCATGAATATGCAGGAGATGTTTGGTAATCTTATGCCTAAGAGGACAAAAAGACGGAAGCTCACCGTTAAAGAAGCCCGCAAGATTTTGACTCATGAAGAAGCGCAAAAGTTAATGGACATGGATGAGGTCGTCCAGGAGTCCATAGAACGTGCTGAGCAGTCCGGCATCATCTTTATTGATGAGATTGACAAAATTGCCAGTACAGGCCGCGGAAACGGTCCCGACGTGTCTCGTGAGGGTGTACAAAGAGATATATTGCCTATCGTTGAAGGATCAACAATTATGACCAAATACGGCCCTGTAAAAACCGATTATATTCTGTTTGTGGCTGCAGGAGCTTTCCATATTGCCAAACCGTCGGATCTGATCCCGGAATTGCAAGGACGTTTTCCTATCAGAGTGGAGCTCAACAATTTGACACTGGACGATTTTGTGCTTATACTCAAAGAGCCCAAAAATGCACTAACGAAACAATATGTCGCTTTATTGGAAACAGAAGGGATTACAGTTGAATTCTCCCAGAAGGCTATCGAGGAGATTGCCCGCATTGCGGTGGAAGTAAATCAAAGTACCGAGAATATAGGAGCAAGAAGATTGCATACGATTTTGGAGAAGCTTCTTGAGGATTTGTCTTTTGAAGCTCCTGAACTGACACTGGAAACCATGCTGATCACGCCCGAATATGTGCGCGAGAAGCTTTCAAATATAGTGGAAAACCGCGACCTAAGTCAATATATTTTGTAA
- the codY gene encoding GTP-sensing pleiotropic transcriptional regulator CodY, giving the protein MTLLGKTRRLNRLLQKEAGNAVSFMSMADVLRDIIQSNIYVVSRKGKILGYATTNELPTSQINQTVVAEKRFSPEFNEVLLKVEETTSNVDHSSPYQSYTEQMEILSEYTFFTIVPIVGAGDRLGTLVLARMQGPFVDDDLVLAEYGSTVVAMEILRERAEEIEEEARNKAVVQVAIGSLSFSELEAVEHIFEELEGKEGLLVASKIADRVGITRSVIVNALRKLESAGVIETRSLGMKGTYIRILNTNLLAAIDHTKSKL; this is encoded by the coding sequence ATGACATTATTGGGTAAAACGAGAAGACTGAATCGTCTGCTTCAAAAAGAAGCGGGGAATGCCGTGAGTTTTATGTCTATGGCAGATGTACTTCGCGATATTATTCAATCTAACATTTACGTCGTGAGCCGCAAGGGTAAAATTCTTGGTTATGCGACGACAAATGAGTTACCAACATCTCAAATCAATCAGACCGTAGTGGCGGAAAAAAGATTTTCCCCTGAATTTAATGAAGTTTTGTTAAAAGTGGAAGAAACCACCTCGAATGTGGATCACTCCAGCCCATATCAATCTTATACTGAACAGATGGAGATTTTGTCCGAGTATACGTTTTTTACAATAGTTCCCATTGTCGGGGCTGGTGACCGATTAGGGACTTTAGTCCTGGCTCGTATGCAAGGCCCGTTTGTAGATGATGATCTCGTTCTTGCCGAGTATGGGTCTACGGTTGTAGCCATGGAAATTTTACGCGAACGTGCGGAGGAAATTGAGGAAGAAGCCCGGAACAAAGCAGTGGTTCAGGTGGCGATCGGGTCCTTATCCTTTAGCGAGCTTGAGGCCGTTGAGCACATTTTTGAGGAACTGGAAGGAAAAGAAGGTCTGCTAGTAGCCAGTAAAATCGCGGATCGAGTAGGAATTACAAGATCGGTTATCGTCAACGCCCTGCGTAAACTGGAAAGTGCCGGTGTAATAGAAACACGCTCCTTGGGGATGAAAGGAACGTACATCAGAATCTTGAACACCAACCTTCTGGCCGCTATCGATCACACCAAATCCAAACTATAA